In Triticum urartu cultivar G1812 chromosome 6, Tu2.1, whole genome shotgun sequence, the following proteins share a genomic window:
- the LOC125512553 gene encoding putative NAC domain-containing protein 94, producing MEEIRSDDMEKQDEVMLPGFRFHPTDEELVRFYLKRKIQQKSLPIELIRQLDIYKFDPWDLPKLASTGEKEWYFYCPRDRKYRNSTRPNRVTGAGFWKATGTDRPIYSSDGSKCIGLKKSLVFYKGRAAKGVKTDWMMHEFRLPSLTDPSLPQKKPLEKTIPPNDSWAICRIFKKTNATAQRALSHSWVSPPLPNTNGAYIPPHLQTTHRSRHTSENTSSAMTNIISSNIQFSSSGYFPSIISSCQSTLNIIDSISRPATSIVLPPSDAENQAMSILSAIPLDLPAGMDIASMVMNASPITFSNMDRSAPMNIEFAQPQQCNNNNMISRCVVDLPDIGNNVGGAPRSMNFPFNNLQGPLSDDWRATVPWDSLPCTTEASTNYQPTKCYT from the exons ATGGAGGAGATCAGGAGTGATGACATGGAGAAGCAAGATGAAGTTATGTTACCTGGCTTCAGGTTTCATCCAACTGATGAAGAGCTCGTCAGGTTCTACCTCAAGAGGAAAATCCAGCAGAAGTCTCTTCCGATTGAGCTTATCAGGCAGCTAGACATCTACAAGTTTGATCCATGGGATCTCCCAA AACTAGCAAGCACTGGAGAGAAGGAGTGGTATTTCTACTGCCCAAGGGATAGGAAGTACCGGAACAGCACAAGGCCTAACAGGGTGACCGGAGCAGGCTTCTGGAAGGCCACCGGAACCGACAGACCAATCTACTCCTCCGATGGAAGCAAGTGTATAGGCTTGAAGAAGTCTCTCGTCTTTTACAAGGGTAGAGCAGCCAAAGGTGTCAAAACAGACTGGATGATGCATGAGTTTCGGCTGCCATCACTCACCGACCCTTCATTGCCGCAGAAGAAGCCACTGGAGAAGACCATTCCACCAAAT GATTCGTGGGCAATCTGCAGGATTTTCAAGAAAACCAACGCCACAGCGCAGAGGGCGCTCTCACACTCATGGGTCTCTCCTCCATTACCCAACACAAATGGGGCCTACATACCTCCCCACTTGCAGACCACACACAGAAGTCGACACACCTCAGAGAACACATCGTCCGCAATGACCAACATCATCTCCTCCAACATCCAGTTCAGCAGCAGTGGCTATTTTCCATCGATAATTTCCTCCTGTCAGAGCACTCTCAACATCATTGACAGCATAAGCAGGCCAGCTACATCCATAGTTCTCCCACCATCAGATGCAGAGAACCAGGCCATGAGTATCCTGTCGGCAATTCCGCTTGATCTTCCGGCTGGGATGGACATTGCATCGATGGTTATGAACGCGTCACCCATCACATTCTCCAACATGGACAGATCAGCCCCCATGAACATTGAGTTTGCGCAGCCGCAAcaatgcaacaacaacaacatgATCAGCAGATGCGTGGTCGACCTGCCTGATATCGGCAACAACGTCGGCGGAGCTCCACGGTCCATGAATTTCCCATTCAACAACCTGCAAGGGCCGCTTTCTGATGACTGGAGAGCGACCGTGCCTTGGGACTCGCTCCCTTGCACCACCGAGGCCTCGACGAATTACCAGCCGACCAAATGCTACACTTAG